Below is a genomic region from Oligoflexia bacterium.
TTTTACTTTTTTCTTTTTAACAACGCCTTTTTTTACAACTTCGGGCTGTGTAGCCATTTTTTTATTACCTCTTTAACCCTATAAAATTTGTTTACGTGTCAGTACATCAAGCGGCACTGAAATTATTTAGATGTTGGTGCTTGTTTTTTTCCAGCAATTGTTTTGCGTGGGCCTTTACGAACGCGTGCATTGGTACGAGTACGCTGACCACGAGTTGGTAAACTACGACGATGACGAATTCCACGGTAACAACCAAGATCCATCAAACGTTTAATATTTAATGCAACCTCACGACGCAAATCACCTTCAAGTTTAAAATCGCGATCAATAACTTCTCTGATC
It encodes:
- the rpsM gene encoding 30S ribosomal protein S13 → MARLAGVDLPRNKRIVIGLTYIFGIGVSSSRKILKEAGVDEAKRTDTLSDVDIAKIREVIDRDFKLEGDLRREVALNIKRLMDLGCYRGIRHRRSLPTRGQRTRTNARVRKGPRKTIAGKKQAPTSK